A section of the Lineus longissimus chromosome 1, tnLinLong1.2, whole genome shotgun sequence genome encodes:
- the LOC135487851 gene encoding neuronal acetylcholine receptor subunit beta-3-like, translating into MADFNIFVLVFMGISVLLYGGLVKSDTEHLNNEAKLIRHLTSPATYEKTARPVVNASLPIQLNVTFYLNTLVKLNDKEQELVFSGYMEVTWVDEGLKWDPSKYEGLRKIGIQSDKVWIPDIGLFNSLDANFDFSQGNRIKFFAISTGVVKWYTGAIYRVGCSLDMTYFPFDDQECSLSFGSWSMDGYMMKFVSSRPDIDLDNYAVNGEWGITQNHVEAETSIIDPDNPESYWSRFIVNVNLKRKSAFYILNIIFPCVAISMLVLMVFCVPSESGEKVSLGITILLAFSVFQLVIAETMPKTSDTTPILVIYLTLLMGISAISTILTVAILNLFHKDGDHDMSGLLQLLVFNYLARITGKTAEAKPYRVPRAHRQQIEPKPTHNQVNNLGNDLFNHNELGSTVILSNYETPSIKKDSDPVVQLLQEILHEQRERNQKYELAAGQEAVRKKWVTAARIIDKFLMMVYFFTTTLITVVCLIIVPSVPRPLKENH; encoded by the exons ATGGCGGATTTCAACATATTCGTTCTGGTGTTCATGGGAATATCTGTGCTGCTTTACGGAGGATTGGTCAAATCAGACACAG AACACTTAAACAACGAAGCCAAACTAATTCGACACCTCACCAGCCCTGCGACATATGAGAAGACAGCCAGGCCGGTGGTCAATGCGTCACTTCCGATTCAACTCAATGTCACGTTTTACCTGAACACCTTAGTGAAACTG AATGACAAAGAACAGGAACTAGTTTTTTCTGGATACATGGAAGTC ACTTGGGTCGATGAGGGCCTAAAATGGGATCCGTCCAAGTACGAGGGACTTCGTAAAATAGGAATACAGTCCGATAAAGTTTGGATACCAGACATCGGTTTGTTCAATAG TCTGGATGCCAATTTCGACTTTTCTCAAGGAAACAGGATAAAGTTTTTCGCCATATCAACAGGCGTCGTCAAATGGTACACGGGCGCCATATAcagagtaggatgttctctaGACATGACTTACTTTCCATTTGATGACCAGGAGTGTTCTTTAAGTTTCGGAAGCTGGTCAATGGACGGTTACATGATGAAGTTTGTCAGCTCTAGACCAGACATCGACCTGGACAACTACGCCGTGAATGGCGAATGGGGCATCACACAAAATCACGTCGAAGCGGAAACCTCAATCATCGACCCGGACAACCCGGAGTCGTACTGGTCGCGGTTTATCGTCAACGTGAACTTGAAGAGGAAAAGTGCTTTTTACATCTTGAACATTATCTTTCCTTGCGTGGCGATATCCATGTTGGTCCTGATGGTGTTCTGTGTCCCGAGTGAGTCAGGGGAGAAAGTGTCCCTGGGCATTACCATTCTCCTTGCTTTTTCCGTATTCCAGTTGGTGATTGCCGAGACAATGCCGAAGACATCTGACACCACTCCAATTTTAG TCATCTATCTGACGCTGCTGATGGGAATATCAGCGATATCGACAATACTAACAGTAGCCATCTTGAACCTGTTCCACAAAGATGGCGATCATGACATGTCCGGATTGTTGCAGCTTCTGGTCTTTAATTATCTTGCGAGGATCACGGGGAAGACGGCGGAGGCAAAGCCTTACCGGGTGCCGCGGGCGCACCGGCAACAAATCGAACCGAAGCCTACGCATAATCAAGTCAATAATCTAGGCAATGATCTATTTAATCACAACGAACTTGGTAGCACAGTTATTCTATCAAACTACGAGACGCCATCGATCAAGAAGGACTCTGATCCGGTGGTGCAGCTTCTGCAGGAGATTCTCCATGAACAACGAGAGAGGAACCAGAAGTATGAGCTGGCCGCGGGGCAGGAGGCAGTGAGAAAGAAATGGGTCACTGCCGCGCGGATTATTGACAAATTCCTCATGATGGTATACTTCTTCACCACCACCTTGATAACTGTTGTGTGTTTGATTATCGTTCCAAGTGTTCCCCGTCCATTAAAGGAAAATCACTGA